GCCGTCCAGCTCAGGAAGGCCTAGGTTCTTCAGGGCCAAGGCGATGAGGGTGTTCTTGGCGACGAAAAGCCGCCCCCCCTTCTCCTTCAGGGCCTGGCGGAGCCGGTGGGTCTCCTGGGCGGTGAGCCCCTGGTAGTTCACCAGGAAGAACGAGCCGTTCGCCGCCCTCAGGGTTTCCGTGAGCGCGGCCAAGAGCTCCACGTTGCGCTTGTTCGGCACGCCTTCCTCCTCCTGGGGCAGGGGAACCCCGCTGTTTTTGACGGGACTGGCGAAACGCTCCCCCTCAAGCGCCTCGGCGGGATGTTTAAGGGCCCTCGGCCCCCCCGCGGTCTTTGGCTGGCGCGGAAAACCCCGCGCCGGGGTGCCAAAGGCGAGTATAGCCGACCCCCATAAAAAGGACAAGCCCCCTCGAGGGGGGCTTGGGGGCTTAAGCAGGCTCAGGAGTGGGGGTTGATCTTCAAGGAGGGGCCCATGGTGGTGGTGACGTAGACGGAGCGGAGGAAGGTCCCCTTGGCCGCCTCGGGCTTGGCCGCCTCGAGGGCCTTTACGAAGGCGCGGATGTTCTCCGCGATCTTCTCGGGCGGGAAGCTGGCCTTGCCCACGGGGGCGTGAACCACCCCGGTCTTGTCGTTGCGGAACTCAATCCGCCCGGCCTTGATCTCCCGGATGATCTCCCCGATGTTAAACCCCACCGTCCCCGCCTTGGGGTTGGGGAGGAGGCCCCTAGGGCCCAGGATCCGGCCCAACTTGGAGCCCACCGCCCCCATCACGTCGGGGGTGGCCACCACCGCGTCAAAGTCCATCCAGCCGTCCAGGATCTTCTGGATGATCTCCTCGCCGCCCACGTAGTCGGCCCCGGCCTCCTCGGCCTCCTTGATCTTCTCGCCCTTGGCAATGGCCAAAACCCGCACCTGGCGGCCGGTGCCGTGGGGCAGGGTGACGGTGGAACGGACGTTCTGGTCCGACTTCCGGGGGTCAATCCCCAGCTTGGCGTGGACCTCCACCGTCTCGTCAAACTTGGCGGTGGCCAGGTCCTTGAGGATCTGGGCCGCCTCGTCAATGGTGTAGACCTTGTTCAGGTCCACCTTCTCCAGAAGGGCACGGTAGCGCTTACCCCGCTTAGGCATTGGGCCCTCCTATGACCTCCACCCCCATGGACCGGGCGGACCCGGCGATCATCCGGGCCGCGGCCTCGAGGTCGGTGGTGTTCAGGTCCGGCATCTTCTGCTTGGCGATCTCCAGGACCTGCTCCCAGGTGATCCGACCCACCTTCTCCCGCCCGGGCTTGTGGGCCCCCTTCTCCAGGCCCGCTGCCTTGCGGATCAGGTAGCTGGCGGGCGGGGTCTTGGTGATGAAGGTGAAGGAGCGGTCCGCGTAGATGGTGATCTCCACGGGGACGATGGCGTCCCCCATGTTCGCCGTGGCCGCGTTGAAGGCCTTGACGAACTCCATGATGTTGGCCCCGTGCTGGCCCAGGGCGGGGCCCACCGGGGGCGCGGGCGTGGCCTTGCCCGCAGGCAGCTGAAGTTTTACGACCGCAACGACTTTCTTCATGTTTTCCTCCTAGGCTCCCCCCAAGTTAGGGGTGCAAGCGCCTACGCCTTGACCACCTGGGAGAAGTCCAGCTCCACAGGGGTCTCGCGTCCAAAGATCGTCACCATGACCTTGACCTTGCCCCGCTCGGGGCTGATCTCGGTCACGGTGCCCGTGAAGTCGGCGAAGGGGCCGGAGACGACCCGGACCGTGTCCCCCTCCCGGAAGGAGACCTGGGCCTTGGGGGCCTCCTTCTTCCCCAAAAGGCCGCTCACCTCCAGGAGGTGGCGCACCTCGTCCGGGGAGAGGGGTACGGGCCGGGTGGCGGTGCCCACGAACCCCGTCACCCCGGGGGTTCCCCGGATGACCTCGTAGGCCTCGTTCAGCTCCTCCCCGTCCCCCAGGTCCGCCTGGACGAAGAGGTAACCGGGGAAGAGCTTGCGCCGCACCACCTCCTTCTTCCCCCCCTCGCGCAGCTCCACCACCTCCTCCGTGGGGATGAGGACCTGGTAGATCTTGTCCTCCATGCCAAAGGCCCTGATCCGCTTCTCCAGGTTGGCCTTGGCCTTCTCCTCCTGCCCCACGTAGGTGTGGACCGCGTACCACTCAATCATCGGATGAGCCCCATCAGGAACCGGAAGACCGCGTCGTAGAGGCCGAGGATGACCATGGAGAAAAGGACAAAGAGGAGGACGGCCTCGGTGGACTGGATGATCTCCTCCCGGCTCGGCCAGGTCACCCGGGCAAGCTCCGCCCGGGCCTCCTGGAAGTAGCGGACGATGCGCTGAAGCATCAGGCCTTCACTTCCTTATGCACCGTGTGCCGGTCGCACCACGGGCAGTACTTCCTGAGCTCGAGCTTGCCGGTGGTGTTGCGCTTGTTCTTCTCGGTGGCGTAGTTGCGGCGCTTGCACTCGGTGCACTCCAAGAGAATCTTTATGCGGACCTCGCTGGCCATGGCTCCCCTATCCGGAGAGGGGGCAAAGCCCCCTCCCCCGTTACTCCAGGATCTTGGTGACGACGCC
This genomic stretch from Thermus filiformis harbors:
- the rplA gene encoding 50S ribosomal protein L1, which produces MPKRGKRYRALLEKVDLNKVYTIDEAAQILKDLATAKFDETVEVHAKLGIDPRKSDQNVRSTVTLPHGTGRQVRVLAIAKGEKIKEAEEAGADYVGGEEIIQKILDGWMDFDAVVATPDVMGAVGSKLGRILGPRGLLPNPKAGTVGFNIGEIIREIKAGRIEFRNDKTGVVHAPVGKASFPPEKIAENIRAFVKALEAAKPEAAKGTFLRSVYVTTTMGPSLKINPHS
- the rplK gene encoding 50S ribosomal protein L11 → MKKVVAVVKLQLPAGKATPAPPVGPALGQHGANIMEFVKAFNAATANMGDAIVPVEITIYADRSFTFITKTPPASYLIRKAAGLEKGAHKPGREKVGRITWEQVLEIAKQKMPDLNTTDLEAAARMIAGSARSMGVEVIGGPNA
- the nusG gene encoding transcription termination/antitermination protein NusG; its protein translation is MIEWYAVHTYVGQEEKAKANLEKRIRAFGMEDKIYQVLIPTEEVVELREGGKKEVVRRKLFPGYLFVQADLGDGEELNEAYEVIRGTPGVTGFVGTATRPVPLSPDEVRHLLEVSGLLGKKEAPKAQVSFREGDTVRVVSGPFADFTGTVTEISPERGKVKVMVTIFGRETPVELDFSQVVKA
- the rpmG gene encoding 50S ribosomal protein L33, coding for MASEVRIKILLECTECKRRNYATEKNKRNTTGKLELRKYCPWCDRHTVHKEVKA
- the secE gene encoding preprotein translocase subunit SecE, with the protein product MLQRIVRYFQEARAELARVTWPSREEIIQSTEAVLLFVLFSMVILGLYDAVFRFLMGLIR